cttCATCTTTAACAATACAAAAAGTTATTGTACAAATTTCAATGTAGGTCCTTAAGCAGACCTGGTAGTTGGTTGTAggtaataataatcaatattcCCATTAACTTGACATTCTTAGGGAAGTTGGTCTCATCTAAACGGCATCAGTTTAGACATAACATGCCCACAATTGCACTTATGAAATGTGTTCATCCAGCAGTCTTGACTTGTTTCGCAATTGTACAAGCTCATCGACCCCACTGGGGCTTGAACCTACAACCATTTCCAGCTTAACCACTAAGCCACAGCGTCCCAGACTGCCGCCTGTCGAGTCAACAAAGCAGCATCTGTGAAGTTTACAAGAGTCCAGGTTTGTTTGGAACACAGTTGCTGGTTTCTAGAACATCTTGGACCAGTAACAAACCACCATACCAGCAATAAACCAGCAACCACGTTCCATAATCTGGGTTTTCCAGCTGTCACATGAAGGAACGTATCAGTAGCGATCAAACCAAGTTGTGAAGTCCAGCAGCTCTTGGTCTTCAGAGCTCAGGGGCTCGTAACTCCCTTCATCGGACGAATAGGAGGAGTGTGGCGACTCGGGATCGGCCGAGTACGCGTTGGAGAGCGTCGGCGACGGAACGCCGCACTGGAACGCGGCAGAAATCGCGTCGTGCTCGTCCAAAAGCTGCTGCAACGCGCGGATGTACTCCACCGCGGAGCGGAGCGTCTCCACTTTGCTCATCTTCTTATTGGCCGCGCCGTTGGGGACGTGCTGGCGCAGTGTCTGGAATCCCATATTGACCTGTTTGACGCGGTTCCTCTCGCGTTCGTTGCGTCGCGCCACCGCGACGGGCTGCTGCTGCGGGATGGTGTATCCCAGCCCGTTAAACGCGAGCCTCCGCTTGCAGCGCAACAGCTCCGGCGAGCGCGAGCGCGAGCGCTGTCTCTTCAGCACCTTCGACTTGGTTTGCGCGCAATCTTGCAGGATGACGGACGCGTTGCATGCACTTTGGGCAGCATCCATGTTTTTTGGAAAATCTTCTCGAACTACAAGTCCAGTGTCACTGTCAAAAAACTAGCGACGCACGACTCTCGTGCCCTTCGCGTGGTGTTGTGGTCCCTCGCATCTGCTACAAACTTTGGCAGCTCTCGGCTTTTTCAACACGCGTCGGACACCCCACCCCCTTTGAAGACGCACGCTTCTCGCGCGGGACTCCGCCCGCCGGGTGACGTTCCGCGAGCCGGGCGCGTGGCTCCGCGAGCTCAATAAACAATCGGACGCTTTCACTGCGCCAGCACGCGCGGTGCGCTCATTTACATCCCAATATCCGCAGCCTCAAAGCCCATTGGTGGATTTAAACTGAATGAGAAACCACAAAATGTGCGGAATAAAAGGCGAATGGCTTTATAGATGCTTTTGAACATAACAATGATTCTTTGAAAGAGTTCGGTTTCGATTTGTCCTCTTTTGCGCAGTTAAATCCAACACAGATTTGctaacaaaaatacagaaatgtgaTATAGTCATGTATTAGAATGCATGTAAAAAGCATGGACTGATTACTGATATAATACAGTGGGATCCAAaagtcggtaacactttatttaaaggggtccttgttacatgtaggctacttactattataaaaacaatacattatatgcataattgcatgcaagtaaccTTAAAGTATAGGCTATTTAcgtatttaattaatattactcagtacttaaatgtataattacactgtaactaggacaccttaaaataaagtgcaacccaAAAGTCTAATGAACATGCTGTTGTTAACTTTGATTTATTGCAAATATTGAAGAAAATGCATGAATTTGACATCAAACTGGACTAAACCTGATGATTGTAGTTGCACGATTTGGGAGGAGCAAGAAAGCCTGATCGAGTTCACTAATTTGCTTACATTTGACTAGTGAGCTAGCAGAAGAATAAGTTAGGAATCTTAAATATTTCGGTCAAACTGTATTTTAacgtccaattctcgctattaacaataCATTAACATTGACTATTGCCTCAATacactcctaatttgctgcttattaatagttagtaaggtagttgtcaAATTTATGtatattgggtaggattagggatgtagaataaggtcatgcagaacatgtgctttataagtactaataaacagccaatatgttcaTAATGCTAATAATCAACTAgtcaatagtgagaattggtcgctatactaaagtgttaccaatatgtcttattcattttacataacttttctttgatttttgcttttcaaaataacttttttacagaataataacaataaataaattaaaaaatcagtGGTTTTAGACCTTTGTTTTtctcttattaaaaaaaaacgctTGACGCTTTAGAAAGACGCAGCCGGCTGCCCTGCAATTAGTGTCACTGTGAATAAAAAGCCATTTCTGAATattgtttctatttatttagcTCAGGTCTCactattttgcatattttatatttttaaaaacacaaacgcACTATTTGAAAGTGAGCAGAATACATATTCAGTCGAAATAAATCAAGGCAGTCTTTGCTGTTTGTCGTGTTATTCGCTCATCTAACACTTCACGAGCTCGTGTGTATTGCTACATAATAGCTGGAGTAGTAGAAATATAATAACAGGTGTATTGGCGGAATCCTACTCCCTCTTGTGGTAAAGAGTGGTATTACTttccaaatcattttttaaagtcttgTTAGAAATGTCTTTTGATCCATATCCTGGTAATTTATCAACAAAGAAATCTCTTACACGTTATCATAAGGATCAGCttgttaatgcattagttaaaCTAACAATGGACAACACGATGTTTACAATgcttaatttaatgtttatttataaatatagtaCGCAAACAGGTAAGGGGGGAAAAAGGTGAGAACCGGGGGCATGCTCCAcatagaatttatttgaaagataTTTCATTTACATGCTCATTTGTAGTtactttaaagtatttttaaatatttattatttattattaccttATATGTCTAAAACTGTCATTTTTCaccccaaaaacaaaaaaaacttttttaatatcttgttgcaacattttacaaaaatcaagatTGGTCAAAATCCCATGTTATAGACGATGAAGTGCTATGCAGGCTATTTAAGACTCTCCTCACCGTTCCCACATCTCAGAcctcaaatacataaaatattaccaattttaGACATAGTTTTTGAAGTAAAGAAAATACTATACAAAACTTTCTCATTGGATCTAAGCAAATCTCGTAGGTGACCTattttgatcacaaaaaaagtGAGTTGTCAACAAAGGTGAGGAGTTTGTATCAGTGTAGTATTGTTCATTAATGCACACTTTTCATAGTATAGTGTTATATATTGTGAACAAGCATTGTACATagtattacagaaaaaaaaaaaaaacactaatgttAATCCATacaatttgaaatgttaaaatagtactgtatGTAGAAGTTaagattatatattaatatataacataatatgtATTGATATATAGGTGTTGTTAATTGTTAGTTCGTAATACCtgatgcattaactaatgttaatgaaTTGAAAGGGTTAACAAATAAGAGTTCTATTTAAATAACAGATAGTaagacatacagacagacaatatgtgaccctggaccacaaaaccagtcttaagtcgctggggtatatttgtagaaatagtcaaaaatacactgtatgggtcaaaatgatagatttttcttttatgctaaaaatcattagtatattaagtaaagatcatgttccatgaagatattttgtaaatttacaactgtaaatatatcaaaacatcgtttttaattagtattatgcattgctaaggacttcatttggacaactttaaaggcgattttctcaatatttggatttttttgcacccttagattacagattttcaaatagttgtatctcagccaaatattgtcagatcctaacaataggttatttattcaactttcatATGGTgtcattttttgaaaaattgacacttaagactggttttgtggtccagggtcacatatattgcACATAAAGTTTTCTTCAATTTTCTGTTCTGTATATATGACTTATGTAAAAATGGAAATaagaaatatgtaaaaatgtaaaagcaaCTGTGAATTTTCAGTTTACATGTAAcatttcacaaatatattttctgaCATTAAGATTAtcctttttaaatcaatttgatAAAAGAGTTAGGACAAAAGTGATCtcaaagtaatctgattacattacctaaaatgtgtaatgtaatgcattacgttacagactacaatttttgttatgtaatttggaatcagtaacgaattacaatttgtaagtaatctacccagctctgcctACAAGAGTGTCATTTTTCTCAAGCTGAgctttttagatttaatttgaatatttatttatacagtgcATTTATTcggttaaactttattttaaggtgtccttgttacagtgtaattatacatttaagtactgagtattaattaactacatgtacgtactatatggttagggttaggattagggtttggtttagggttacttgcatgtaattatgcataatttattgttattaaaatagtaagtacatgtaacgtgtaacaaggacaccttaaaataaagtgttaccatatattccatttattgtaattaacaacatgaagtgtattaaacatattacatcaaggtttcccaaactggggttcgaaaaggaactgcagggggtttgtgagtttaataaagagctaacaattaattaaatcataaatcatgtaaaattaaaataaataattttaaaataacatttactaaaaaatgaaatattttatgtttacctgCATTCCGTATGACAGTTAACCAATGTCAGAGAcctgtgaacatgcaaatgtgatacttaattatgaaaatatttattttaaattcttaaaggggtcattaattacgatttcacttttttaactttagttaatgTGTAATGTTCCtttttgagcataaacaacatctgcaaagttcaatgcaaagggagatattttcttttaaagaattaGCTTTTTAAGGCCTACAACAAACGAGCTTCTTCCTTggtttgtgatatcacaaaccCTAAAATTTACATAAACCCTGTCTCCGGGAGCACACAATCACAACACAttgggccagctaaccaatctgagcccattgcgtaTCTCTGTGGAAGGGGCTTCATCGAACCAGGAAGTCAACGGTCCGTCTTTAGGAGTACGGAAACAGTGGTAAAATATATGaacaataatgcatttttttttttttaaacgaagcatgaacatgTGTTACAGTGCCCCCCATAAACACAGTCAAGCCTTCGAAAATAGCTGGttgaccacccctttaaagtaaatacatgaggtgaaagaggttcagatgacaaaaaagtttgggaatgtctgtattacatgtaaataatgagttctgaaagacaaaagcttttcaataattcataataatacatggttaaatagTAGGTTGattgataattcaaataaaaccgAACgagtgttcatcagtagttgatgcaatgttgaaacacttcttaaacctgaaatgattttaaatgcagtggtcaaatgctgtgttGACTGATCTCTGTgggaatgtccacaaaactggactttctgagtgtatataagCAGCAGGCTACTTTGAAAATttcaaagatgaaaaagaggaattaggAAGAATcagtaaattatgaataatgtaTTGCTATCAGAGGCAgacagtagtgaagtatttttactcCGCTTTAAAAGTACTCTTCAAGTGTCTGTACTTTATCAGAGTGTTTTTCTTAACTTCacaacattccaaagcataatattgTACGTTTTACTTCACTACGTTTCgtattaaatatcatttaatatttaattagctACATTACAAATCTATTACTttcttacttttactcaagtaaaagtagcTCAAAGATTTACTTGAGTAGAAGAAAGTACTACATTTGTAATGTTCTGAAGTATTAAaggtaaaacaaacaacaacttttatttatgaaacgtagtgcagtaaaaagtatgacattatgctttggaatgtagtgaagttaagttttccaaagaaaaacactctgataaactacagatactttttaaatttgcttgagtaaagcaaaaataattcaCTATACTGTCCGCCTCTGATTGCTATTGTGAATAACATgtaatctataaaaaagtagcctaactTTAGTCTggttacgagtattttaaagggttactccaccccaaaatgaaacacaatttaagatattttgcaaGCCTCCTGGTttacatccaaaatatcttatgtgctccgaagacgaacaaagcttttaggggtttggaacgacatgggggtaagtgattaatgccaaaattttcattttggggtggagtatcccttttaaatataatttactctaattacaagtacttaatttctGGAATCTGA
This genomic stretch from Onychostoma macrolepis isolate SWU-2019 chromosome 25, ASM1243209v1, whole genome shotgun sequence harbors:
- the LOC131534583 gene encoding achaete-scute homolog 1b-like — encoded protein: MDAAQSACNASVILQDCAQTKSKVLKRQRSRSRSPELLRCKRRLAFNGLGYTIPQQQPVAVARRNERERNRVKQVNMGFQTLRQHVPNGAANKKMSKVETLRSAVEYIRALQQLLDEHDAISAAFQCGVPSPTLSNAYSADPESPHSSYSSDEGSYEPLSSEDQELLDFTTWFDRY